From the genome of Sulfitobacter sp. DSM 110093, one region includes:
- a CDS encoding tyramine oxidase produces the protein MLRKTLLGGAAALALTGGASFAHPLDGFSGEEYQKINEILRAGDLAGDDTLYPLIELIEPPKADVLAWNEGDTLDRRAMVHMSNADNSGFVETIVNLTTGEIESSAPTEGQPMILFNEFANAMTAALEHPDMIAGLEKRGLTPDQVFCLPLTAGNFFSDEDDGTRLMKVPCYVSPEGSNFYAKPIENIYAVVDLQSGKALRVIDEGNVAIPEDGWGYTGEEIEARARQRAATNPAVLTQEGGPNFTYADGALEWDMWRMRLRVDKRPGPVLSNIDVKDGEEWRTLLYQAHLSEVFVPYMDPSAGLYWRTYMDSGEYGFGLFLTPLVAGIDCPSYATFLPAMIAGDDGQPLEIPDAVCIFERNIGDPAWRHFEVFAQGPDQYTPAEGRPETELVVRTASEVGNYDYLIDYRFKQNGQMEIKIGATGLDGVKGADATSMDDPSAARETEYGTLIAPNLVAANHDHYFNFRLDFDIDQPSNRFMTMDIVPAEVADDSPRRSLWKVEHNMPKSETEATYQVSSFKPRYFMLQNPDRKGPLGHKPGYMIHHGSVAYGPFDFENDPPMIRNAYIENSVWNTVHDPEERYAGGKFALQSDGSDTLAQWVKEDAPLQDQDIVTWFTAGFHHVPRTEDWPVMSTEWKTVHIMPHNFFPMNPAITIRDPE, from the coding sequence ATGTTACGTAAAACTCTACTCGGCGGGGCCGCGGCCCTTGCGCTGACCGGTGGGGCGTCATTCGCGCATCCGCTCGATGGTTTTTCCGGTGAGGAATACCAAAAGATCAACGAAATCCTGCGCGCAGGCGATCTGGCGGGGGATGACACGCTCTATCCGCTGATCGAATTGATCGAGCCGCCCAAGGCCGATGTGCTGGCATGGAACGAGGGCGACACGCTCGACCGCCGCGCGATGGTGCATATGTCCAACGCCGACAATAGCGGCTTTGTCGAAACCATCGTGAACCTGACAACTGGAGAGATCGAAAGCAGCGCCCCCACCGAAGGCCAGCCGATGATCCTTTTCAACGAGTTCGCCAACGCCATGACCGCCGCGCTAGAGCATCCCGACATGATCGCGGGGCTGGAGAAACGCGGGCTGACGCCGGATCAGGTGTTCTGCCTGCCGCTCACTGCGGGCAATTTCTTTTCGGACGAAGACGATGGCACGCGGTTGATGAAAGTGCCTTGCTACGTGTCCCCTGAAGGGTCGAACTTCTACGCCAAGCCGATTGAGAACATCTATGCCGTGGTCGATCTGCAAAGCGGCAAGGCGCTGCGTGTGATCGACGAGGGAAATGTAGCAATCCCCGAGGACGGCTGGGGCTACACGGGCGAAGAGATTGAGGCCCGCGCCCGACAGCGTGCTGCGACGAATCCCGCCGTGCTGACCCAAGAGGGCGGGCCGAATTTCACCTATGCGGACGGTGCGCTGGAATGGGACATGTGGCGCATGCGCCTGCGGGTCGACAAACGCCCCGGTCCGGTGCTTTCGAACATTGACGTGAAGGATGGCGAGGAGTGGCGCACGCTGCTCTATCAAGCGCATCTGTCTGAGGTCTTCGTGCCCTATATGGACCCGAGCGCCGGGCTCTATTGGCGGACCTATATGGACAGTGGCGAGTACGGCTTCGGGCTGTTCCTGACCCCGCTGGTGGCCGGGATCGACTGCCCCTCTTACGCGACCTTCCTGCCGGCAATGATCGCGGGCGACGATGGCCAGCCGCTGGAAATCCCCGACGCGGTCTGCATCTTTGAGCGCAACATCGGCGATCCGGCATGGCGGCACTTTGAGGTCTTCGCCCAAGGCCCCGATCAATACACCCCCGCCGAGGGTCGGCCCGAGACTGAATTGGTGGTGCGTACAGCGTCCGAAGTGGGCAACTATGACTATCTGATCGACTACCGTTTCAAGCAGAACGGCCAAATGGAGATCAAGATTGGTGCCACAGGTCTCGACGGTGTGAAAGGTGCCGATGCGACTTCGATGGACGATCCTTCGGCGGCGCGTGAGACAGAATACGGCACGCTCATCGCGCCCAATCTGGTGGCGGCGAACCATGACCACTACTTCAACTTCCGGCTCGATTTCGACATCGACCAGCCCAGCAACCGCTTCATGACGATGGACATCGTGCCCGCCGAAGTGGCCGACGACAGCCCGCGTAGGTCCTTGTGGAAGGTCGAGCACAACATGCCGAAGTCCGAGACCGAGGCGACCTATCAGGTGTCGTCGTTCAAGCCGCGTTACTTCATGCTGCAAAACCCCGACCGCAAAGGCCCGTTGGGGCACAAGCCGGGCTACATGATCCACCACGGCAGCGTCGCCTATGGGCCTTTCGACTTTGAGAACGACCCCCCGATGATCCGCAACGCCTATATCGAGAATTCGGTATGGAACACGGTGCATGATCCTGAAGAACGGTATGCTGGCGGCAAGTTCGCTTTGCAAAGCGACGGGTCCGACACGCTGGCGCAATGGGTCAAGGAAGACGCGCCGCTACAGGATCAGGACATCGTGACGTGGTTCACGGCGGGCTTCCACCATGTGCCCCGCACCGAGGATTGGCCTGTGATGTCGACCGAATGGAAGACCGTGCACATTATGCCGCACAACTTCTTTCCAATGAACCCGGCGATCACGATCCGCGATCCTGAATAA
- a CDS encoding TRAP transporter fused permease subunit, with translation MKNLPESRMAASFWITLAVALVGYHLALIFSGLVPNLISRPLHMAFILPFALIFDADTPIRRMTGSILAALGIAAALWVAFNSNALGDQYGFIESDFQLAVAVTLLLVVLETARRVIGWPLPLVAALALLYGLFGQYIPGEFGHSGTPVESFFGTLTIAEGGIWGTLTGVSVSVVAIFVIFGAVLNAGEAGQGFMNVAAAAAGRLKGGAAKVSVLSSALFGSISGSASANVASTGAITLPAMTKLGYPKRLAAAVEAVASSGGQIMPPLMGAGAFVMVELTGVPYTGIMAAAALPALLYFVAVWVGINAYARRFSLKSIAEADRPALRDVVITSLFFLVPFSVLLWGMFIAQFTPEYSAAMAILAATALLFFNAQLTFLPRQIADRLASAVVNAARQVSLIASIILCASIIIGVLSITGLGVKITSLILEGSGGLLWPSLLLTALACLILGMEVPTTAAYVICVSVAGPALIELGLSPLQAHLFVFWFALLSTITPPVCGAVFIAAGMIGENWLKVALTAMALGIGLYIIPLGMVANPDMLRLSDAPLAALLAAARVALGLTLLSSGLIGTRRPIPTIVLCAGGLAIVFSGLWI, from the coding sequence ATGAAAAACCTTCCTGAGAGCCGAATGGCGGCGAGTTTCTGGATCACACTCGCGGTCGCGCTGGTTGGCTATCATTTGGCTCTGATATTTTCAGGTCTGGTGCCGAACCTTATCAGCAGGCCGCTGCATATGGCCTTTATCCTCCCCTTTGCCTTGATTTTTGATGCGGACACGCCAATCCGGCGGATGACGGGCAGCATTCTTGCGGCACTGGGCATTGCCGCAGCGCTTTGGGTGGCCTTCAACAGCAATGCGCTCGGGGATCAATATGGATTTATCGAGAGCGACTTTCAGCTCGCGGTAGCGGTGACGCTGCTTTTGGTGGTGCTGGAAACGGCGCGTCGGGTGATCGGCTGGCCGCTGCCGCTGGTGGCGGCACTGGCGCTGCTTTATGGGCTGTTTGGACAGTATATTCCCGGCGAGTTCGGACATTCCGGCACGCCGGTCGAAAGTTTCTTTGGCACGCTGACCATTGCCGAGGGTGGCATATGGGGCACGCTTACAGGGGTTTCGGTGTCGGTCGTGGCGATCTTTGTAATCTTTGGCGCGGTGCTAAACGCTGGCGAAGCGGGACAAGGGTTCATGAATGTCGCGGCAGCGGCAGCCGGTCGTCTGAAGGGCGGCGCGGCGAAGGTTTCGGTTCTGTCCTCGGCGCTGTTCGGCTCGATCTCTGGCTCGGCCTCGGCCAATGTCGCCTCCACCGGCGCGATCACCCTGCCCGCTATGACGAAGCTTGGCTATCCCAAACGCCTTGCCGCCGCGGTCGAGGCCGTGGCCTCATCTGGCGGGCAGATCATGCCGCCCCTGATGGGCGCGGGTGCCTTTGTCATGGTTGAGCTTACGGGCGTGCCCTACACTGGCATTATGGCCGCCGCAGCCCTGCCGGCGCTGCTGTATTTCGTGGCGGTCTGGGTGGGCATCAACGCCTACGCCCGGCGTTTTTCGCTCAAGAGTATTGCCGAGGCGGATCGCCCCGCCCTCCGAGATGTGGTGATCACGTCGCTGTTCTTCCTCGTGCCATTCTCTGTCCTTCTCTGGGGGATGTTCATTGCGCAGTTCACACCTGAGTATTCCGCAGCCATGGCGATCCTGGCAGCGACGGCCCTGCTGTTTTTCAATGCGCAGCTGACCTTCTTGCCGCGCCAGATCGCCGACCGATTGGCAAGCGCGGTTGTGAACGCCGCGCGGCAGGTTTCATTGATCGCGTCGATCATTCTTTGCGCTTCGATCATCATCGGCGTGCTTTCGATCACCGGCCTCGGCGTCAAAATCACCTCGCTCATTCTCGAAGGTTCAGGTGGGCTTTTGTGGCCGTCGCTCCTGCTGACGGCCCTGGCCTGCCTGATCTTAGGGATGGAGGTGCCGACCACAGCTGCCTATGTGATCTGTGTCTCTGTGGCTGGGCCTGCGCTTATTGAGCTGGGCCTTTCACCGCTTCAGGCGCATCTTTTTGTTTTCTGGTTCGCACTTTTGTCGACGATCACGCCACCAGTTTGCGGGGCGGTGTTCATTGCGGCGGGGATGATCGGCGAGAACTGGTTGAAGGTCGCGCTGACAGCGATGGCACTTGGTATCGGGCTTTATATCATTCCGTTGGGTATGGTCGCCAACCCCGACATGCTGCGGCTCTCAGACGCCCCACTCGCCGCTCTTCTGGCGGCTGCGCGGGTGGCCTTGGGACTGACACTACTCTCCTCCGGTCTGATCGGAACGCGCCGCCCTATCCCGACCATTGTGCTCTGCGCGGGCGGTCTGGCGATAGTATTCTCAGGGCTCTGGATCTAA
- a CDS encoding TAXI family TRAP transporter solute-binding subunit — MIALKQTICAAVAVGLLGNAAGAETRVTYKSAKSGSSYYQMGVELAEAMKAGSGGDISVTVEESQGSVQNVMEVRARGADYVFTTPPALVGLAQEGKAMFEGKTAPAFDDIRALFPIPSLTMHFVMSQNSDATSMADLEGKSILLGKGSFGATEGAKYLDMFGLSDSVEIADAELSNAVAALKNGQIDGFVTAGSFPAPNVVEAAASTPVNVISLSDEQIAQSKRTRIVIPAGTYAGQEQDVTTTSLPVAAFTTTKMDDETAYQLTKTYWDNKAKMADTSPWWGNVTPELMSNITTELHPGALRYYEEAGIATKASQ, encoded by the coding sequence ATGATTGCATTGAAACAAACCATCTGCGCGGCAGTCGCCGTGGGGCTTTTGGGCAACGCGGCCGGCGCGGAAACCCGCGTGACGTATAAGTCTGCCAAATCGGGCTCGTCCTACTATCAAATGGGCGTGGAGCTTGCCGAAGCCATGAAAGCGGGCAGTGGCGGAGACATTTCAGTCACGGTGGAAGAGAGCCAAGGCTCGGTTCAGAACGTCATGGAAGTGCGCGCGCGCGGTGCCGACTATGTCTTTACCACGCCGCCAGCGCTTGTCGGGCTGGCCCAAGAGGGCAAAGCGATGTTCGAGGGCAAGACGGCCCCCGCCTTTGACGACATTCGCGCCCTCTTCCCGATCCCCTCGCTGACCATGCATTTCGTGATGTCACAGAACAGCGACGCCACGTCGATGGCTGACCTTGAGGGCAAAAGCATTCTGCTGGGCAAAGGATCTTTCGGTGCCACGGAGGGCGCGAAGTATCTTGATATGTTCGGGTTGTCGGACAGCGTCGAGATTGCTGATGCTGAGCTGAGCAACGCCGTGGCCGCGCTCAAGAACGGGCAGATCGATGGCTTCGTCACCGCAGGCTCATTTCCGGCGCCCAATGTTGTTGAGGCCGCGGCTTCGACCCCCGTCAACGTGATCTCGCTCAGCGATGAGCAAATCGCGCAATCCAAGCGCACACGCATCGTCATCCCGGCGGGGACCTATGCGGGCCAAGAGCAGGATGTGACCACAACCTCCCTGCCCGTCGCAGCCTTCACGACCACAAAGATGGACGATGAGACGGCCTATCAGCTGACCAAGACCTATTGGGACAACAAGGCAAAGATGGCCGACACCTCGCCGTGGTGGGGCAATGTCACGCCAGAGTTGATGAGCAACATTACAACTGAATTACACCCCGGCGCGCTGCGCTATTACGAAGAAGCCGGGATCGCGACAAAGGCGTCGCAATAA
- a CDS encoding aldehyde dehydrogenase (NADP(+)), with amino-acid sequence MSFTPHGKHLIAGTWVGAEQTFPSEPASGPAHDFSVGTTALVDQACEAAEAAFWSYGYSTREARAALLNTIADEIEARAEAITDIGTRETGLPEARLNGERGRTTGQLRLFADHILKGDYLDTRVDSAQPDRQPLPRPELRMVQRPIGPVAVFGASNFPLAFSTAGGDTAAALAAGCPVVVKGHSAHPGTGEIVAEAVHAAIEKCDMPRGVFSLIQGGNRTVGQALVQHPLIKAVGFTGSLGGGRALFDLCAARPEPIPFFGELGSVNPMFVLPEACKAHGKALGEGWAGSLTMGAGQFCTNPGIAVVPKGAEGDSFVEAATAALQDAPAQVMLTDGIAQAYRDGKARFDRRNAVQPRLSTESEGRNALPNLYETDSAAYLQDHELGEEVFGPLGLVVRTSSIEEMESLAKGLEGQLTITLQMDEADTDTARRLMPIIERKAGRLLVNGFPTGVEVADSMVHGGPYPASTNFGATSVGTLSIRRFLRPVCYQNMPEALLHEIVTN; translated from the coding sequence ATGAGCTTCACCCCGCATGGTAAACATTTGATCGCCGGCACATGGGTCGGCGCTGAGCAGACCTTCCCCTCCGAACCCGCCAGCGGTCCGGCGCATGATTTCAGCGTCGGGACAACGGCGCTTGTCGATCAGGCCTGCGAAGCAGCAGAGGCTGCCTTCTGGTCCTACGGCTATAGCACCCGCGAGGCGCGGGCTGCACTCCTCAACACCATCGCCGACGAAATCGAAGCCCGCGCCGAGGCGATCACCGATATCGGCACGCGCGAAACCGGCCTGCCCGAAGCGCGGCTGAACGGTGAACGCGGGCGCACCACGGGGCAGCTGAGGCTTTTTGCCGATCATATTCTAAAGGGCGACTACCTTGATACGCGGGTTGATTCAGCCCAGCCCGACCGGCAGCCCCTGCCCCGCCCGGAGCTGCGCATGGTCCAGCGCCCGATTGGCCCTGTTGCCGTCTTCGGCGCGTCGAACTTCCCGCTGGCCTTCTCCACCGCCGGAGGCGACACCGCCGCAGCGCTGGCCGCAGGATGTCCGGTTGTCGTGAAGGGCCATTCCGCCCACCCCGGCACGGGCGAGATCGTGGCCGAGGCCGTGCATGCCGCGATTGAGAAATGCGACATGCCAAGAGGTGTCTTTTCTCTGATCCAAGGCGGCAATCGCACGGTCGGTCAGGCGCTGGTGCAGCATCCGCTTATCAAAGCCGTGGGCTTTACCGGCTCGCTTGGCGGGGGCCGCGCATTGTTCGACCTTTGCGCCGCCCGGCCCGAGCCGATCCCGTTTTTCGGCGAACTCGGCTCGGTCAATCCGATGTTCGTGTTGCCAGAGGCGTGTAAAGCGCACGGTAAAGCCCTTGGCGAAGGCTGGGCCGGATCGCTGACCATGGGAGCAGGTCAGTTCTGCACCAACCCCGGCATCGCAGTCGTGCCGAAAGGTGCGGAAGGCGACAGTTTTGTCGAAGCCGCGACCGCAGCCCTGCAGGACGCACCCGCACAGGTGATGCTGACTGACGGGATCGCGCAGGCCTACCGCGACGGCAAGGCCCGGTTTGATCGGCGCAATGCCGTGCAGCCGCGCCTGTCCACCGAAAGCGAAGGCCGCAACGCCCTGCCCAACCTCTATGAAACGGATAGCGCGGCCTATTTGCAGGATCACGAGCTTGGGGAAGAGGTCTTTGGCCCGCTTGGCCTCGTCGTTCGGACCAGCTCAATCGAAGAGATGGAGAGCCTTGCAAAGGGGCTGGAAGGCCAGCTTACGATCACGCTGCAAATGGACGAGGCGGACACTGACACTGCACGGCGTCTGATGCCAATCATCGAACGCAAAGCCGGGCGCCTGCTGGTCAACGGCTTCCCCACCGGCGTCGAAGTGGCCGACAGCATGGTTCACGGCGGGCCCTACCCGGCCTCGACCAACTTCGGGGCAACCTCGGTCGGCACCCTTTCGATCCGGCGCTTCCTACGTCCGGTGTGCTATCAGAACATGCCAGAAGCGTTGCTGCATGAAATCGTTACCAACTGA
- a CDS encoding 4-hydroxythreonine-4-phosphate dehydrogenase PdxA has translation MTPRIGVIPGDPSGIGPELVARLLADDCCDQAQILLIGDRHVFEMGQRQAGCDHTMTAVNAGGQDWTAHAPVALHEMETIAAEDVVIGQSTEASGRSTLRVLDQALAFVQEGVIDAIVFAPFNKASMHMAGIGHSDELHYIAEKLGVTNYISELNTLDDMWTSRVTSHIALRDVADTITPDRIQEATRLIDRTLRQAGHARPRIAVAALNPHAGDGGNFGREEIDVIEPAVRHMAGGQMAVTGPLPSDTVFLKVTKGEIDAVVTMYHDQGQIALKLLGFDRGVTVQGGLPVPVTTPAHGTAFDIAGQGTADLGATRAAFEIACKMVRNSQKETAA, from the coding sequence ATGACCCCAAGAATTGGTGTTATCCCCGGTGACCCCAGCGGCATCGGGCCGGAACTTGTCGCCCGGCTGCTGGCCGATGACTGCTGCGATCAGGCGCAGATCCTGCTGATTGGCGACCGTCATGTCTTTGAGATGGGGCAGCGCCAAGCTGGGTGCGACCACACAATGACGGCGGTGAACGCGGGGGGACAGGATTGGACGGCGCATGCGCCAGTCGCCCTGCATGAGATGGAAACCATCGCGGCCGAGGATGTCGTCATTGGCCAAAGCACCGAAGCCTCGGGTCGGTCCACGCTACGGGTCCTCGACCAAGCGCTCGCCTTTGTTCAGGAGGGGGTGATCGACGCGATTGTCTTTGCGCCGTTCAACAAGGCTTCGATGCATATGGCCGGGATCGGGCATTCCGATGAGTTGCATTACATCGCCGAAAAGCTCGGCGTGACCAACTATATTTCCGAACTCAACACGCTCGACGATATGTGGACCAGCCGGGTCACCAGCCATATCGCCCTGCGGGACGTGGCCGACACGATCACCCCCGACCGCATCCAAGAAGCCACCCGCCTGATCGACCGCACCCTGCGGCAAGCCGGTCACGCGCGGCCCCGCATCGCCGTTGCAGCGCTCAACCCCCATGCCGGGGACGGCGGCAATTTTGGCCGGGAGGAGATCGACGTGATCGAACCCGCGGTGCGTCACATGGCGGGCGGTCAGATGGCTGTCACCGGCCCCCTGCCCTCAGACACCGTCTTTCTCAAGGTCACAAAAGGCGAGATCGACGCCGTGGTCACGATGTATCATGACCAAGGTCAGATCGCCCTTAAACTGCTGGGGTTTGACCGCGGCGTGACCGTTCAAGGCGGGCTGCCGGTGCCCGTCACCACCCCGGCGCATGGCACGGCATTTGACATCGCAGGCCAAGGTACAGCCGACCTCGGTGCCACCCGTGCCGCTTTCGAGATTGCCTGCAAGATGGTCAGAAATTCGCAAAAGGAGACAGCAGCATGA
- a CDS encoding GntR family transcriptional regulator, which yields MSKKTDITDLDTGELALARPRATLVEVAADKLRELILLEKLPAGAHISERDLAAALGISRTPLTRALTILEQDGLIEYSVTRRPQVANPRLDEIEQNLIVMGALEALAGELACGCITDAEIAQVAEYQRQIEAGDSTLSPLESFRLDMQMHEAIVQASRNAPLIDTHLKFNARLWRARFQSSQRRSGRGQTLAEHRAIVDALSRRDAKATSEALRHHLASAVTNTKNALQEDGKAKDHNTETE from the coding sequence ATGAGCAAGAAGACCGACATCACAGACCTCGACACGGGCGAGCTTGCCCTCGCGCGGCCCCGCGCCACATTGGTAGAGGTCGCCGCCGACAAGCTGCGCGAGTTGATCTTGCTAGAGAAACTGCCCGCCGGGGCGCATATCTCGGAGCGTGATCTGGCCGCTGCCTTGGGCATCAGCCGCACTCCCCTGACCCGAGCTTTGACCATTCTCGAACAGGACGGTTTGATCGAATATTCGGTCACCCGCCGCCCGCAAGTAGCCAACCCCCGGCTGGATGAGATCGAACAGAACCTGATCGTCATGGGCGCACTCGAAGCCTTGGCAGGGGAGTTGGCCTGCGGCTGCATCACCGATGCCGAGATCGCTCAAGTGGCCGAGTATCAGCGCCAGATCGAGGCCGGAGACAGCACCCTTTCCCCGCTGGAATCCTTTCGCCTCGATATGCAAATGCACGAAGCCATTGTGCAGGCGAGCCGCAATGCCCCGCTGATCGATACGCATCTCAAGTTCAATGCGCGGCTGTGGCGGGCGCGGTTTCAATCCTCGCAACGTCGCTCGGGCCGCGGCCAAACCTTGGCCGAACACCGCGCCATCGTCGACGCCCTGTCGCGGCGCGACGCCAAAGCCACATCCGAGGCGCTGCGCCATCACCTCGCCTCGGCCGTCACCAATACCAAAAACGCTTTGCAAGAAGACGGCAAAGCCAAGGACCACAATACAGAAACGGAGTGA
- a CDS encoding dihydrodipicolinate synthase family protein, which translates to MTKYSGIWPVAPTPFNDDGTVDYEGMKRVIDCMVDQGSDGICILANFSEQFLITDEERRLLTEVSLKHMAGRLPVIVTISHYATQIAVARAQHAKDHGAAMVMMMPPYHGALLKGSAEQSFEQFAQVGEVGIPIMVQDAPLSGVDLPVPLLVRMAREIEEVRLFKIECPQAATKLRDLIATGGDAIEGPFDGEEAITLLADLEAGATGAMTSAMIPDQIKPVIEHFAAGDLRAATDAYARVLPAVNHENRQCGFRSAKAAMVEGGVIRSEFCRHPIAPLHPQTRESLLRLIRPLEPVVLSWGK; encoded by the coding sequence ATGACCAAATACTCCGGCATCTGGCCCGTCGCCCCTACCCCGTTCAACGATGACGGCACGGTCGACTACGAGGGCATGAAACGTGTGATCGACTGTATGGTCGATCAGGGCAGCGATGGCATCTGCATCCTCGCCAATTTCTCTGAACAGTTCCTGATCACCGATGAGGAACGCCGCCTTTTGACCGAGGTCTCGCTCAAGCATATGGCGGGGCGGCTGCCCGTCATCGTCACCATCAGCCACTACGCCACACAAATCGCCGTGGCCCGTGCGCAGCACGCCAAAGACCATGGTGCCGCGATGGTCATGATGATGCCCCCTTACCATGGCGCATTGTTGAAGGGCTCCGCGGAACAGAGCTTTGAGCAGTTTGCCCAAGTCGGCGAAGTCGGCATCCCGATCATGGTGCAAGACGCGCCGCTTTCGGGGGTCGATCTGCCGGTGCCCCTGCTGGTGCGCATGGCGCGCGAGATTGAAGAGGTGCGCCTGTTCAAGATCGAATGCCCACAGGCCGCAACCAAGCTGCGTGACCTGATCGCAACAGGTGGCGATGCCATCGAAGGCCCCTTCGACGGCGAAGAGGCAATCACGCTGCTCGCCGATCTCGAAGCCGGGGCCACCGGCGCCATGACCAGCGCGATGATCCCCGACCAGATCAAACCGGTGATTGAGCATTTCGCGGCTGGCGATCTTCGGGCCGCGACCGATGCCTATGCCCGCGTCTTGCCCGCAGTGAACCATGAAAACCGTCAATGCGGCTTCCGCTCTGCCAAGGCGGCGATGGTCGAAGGCGGCGTGATCCGGTCGGAATTCTGTCGTCACCCGATTGCCCCATTGCATCCTCAGACACGAGAGTCCCTACTCCGCTTGATCCGGCCGCTTGAGCCGGTGGTGCTGAGCTGGGGAAAATGA
- a CDS encoding L-rhamnonate dehydratase, which translates to MTKIKSVRTRVWNWKGPTVPPSGNFCTNASDALWIKGDAMASFRFHQWLTCEIETEDGTIGIGNAALAPTLVKQAIDEWFAPLVVGEDPFDYAYLWEKMYRRSHAWGRKGVGMTAISAVDIAIWDLMGKLVDKPVFKLLGGRTKEKIPVYYSKLYAGSVESMQAEAEEAMQHGYTGFKTRFGFGPKDGMAGMRENLKRVEALREVIGYDKDLMLECYMGWNLDYAKRMLPKLAKYEPRWLEEPVIADDVAGYAELNAMGIVPISGGEHEYSVIGCAELINRRAVSVLQYDTNRVGGITAAQKINAIAEAAQIPVIPHAGQMHNYHLTMANINCPMSEYFPVFDVEVGNELFYYIFEGDPEAQDGFLQLDDDKPGLGITISDKHLSNFEITE; encoded by the coding sequence ATGACTAAGATCAAATCCGTCCGCACCCGTGTCTGGAACTGGAAAGGGCCGACCGTGCCCCCCTCGGGGAATTTCTGCACCAATGCATCGGATGCCCTTTGGATTAAGGGCGATGCCATGGCGAGCTTTCGTTTTCACCAGTGGCTGACCTGCGAGATCGAGACAGAAGACGGCACGATCGGCATCGGCAATGCAGCCTTGGCCCCGACGCTGGTGAAACAGGCGATCGACGAATGGTTCGCCCCGCTGGTCGTTGGCGAAGACCCCTTCGACTACGCCTATCTGTGGGAGAAAATGTACCGCCGCAGCCACGCTTGGGGCCGCAAGGGGGTCGGGATGACCGCGATCTCGGCCGTCGACATCGCGATCTGGGATCTGATGGGCAAACTGGTCGACAAACCCGTGTTCAAACTCTTGGGCGGGCGCACCAAAGAGAAAATCCCGGTCTACTATTCCAAGCTTTACGCGGGGTCTGTCGAAAGCATGCAGGCCGAAGCGGAAGAGGCAATGCAACACGGCTACACCGGCTTTAAAACGCGGTTTGGCTTTGGCCCGAAGGACGGCATGGCAGGCATGCGGGAGAACCTAAAACGGGTCGAAGCGCTGCGCGAAGTGATCGGCTACGACAAAGACCTGATGCTCGAATGCTACATGGGTTGGAACCTCGACTACGCCAAGCGGATGCTGCCCAAACTGGCGAAATACGAGCCGCGCTGGCTCGAAGAGCCGGTGATCGCCGACGATGTGGCAGGCTATGCCGAGTTGAACGCCATGGGGATCGTCCCAATCTCAGGCGGCGAACATGAATACAGCGTGATCGGTTGCGCCGAACTGATCAACCGCCGCGCGGTCAGCGTGCTGCAATATGACACCAACCGCGTTGGCGGTATCACGGCGGCGCAGAAGATCAACGCCATCGCCGAGGCGGCGCAAATCCCGGTCATCCCACATGCCGGGCAGATGCATAACTATCACCTGACCATGGCCAATATTAACTGTCCGATGTCCGAATACTTCCCGGTCTTCGATGTCGAGGTCGGCAATGAGCTGTTCTACTACATCTTTGAAGGCGACCCCGAGGCGCAGGACGGTTTCCTGCAGCTCGACGACGACAAACCCGGCCTCGGCATCACCATTTCCGACAAACATCTTTCCAACTTCGAGATCACAGAATGA